The sequence ataataataaaccttacagatactatagggtccttgcagtttcactgcacggtccctaataaaccttacagatacaatagggtccttgcagtttcactgctcggtccctaaaaaaataaataataaaccttacagatacaatagggtccttgcagtttcactgctcggtccctaataatttaaattaatttaaaaacaagcaacagtccagataagttcaaagatatcgtgcagatttcatgcatagacacatgagaacagaaatgtttttaacctggatttaaaaatgtctacatttggtgaaagtttaatctccactggcagtttagTTTTTAGTGACGGAACAGCCTTCAGTCTCCCCAAAACGCCACCGCTGTGCTGGGCCTTTTTCATAAAACTGTCTTTTTCTTGACCGTGTTGCAGGCCAGAAAGACCAAACCAAGCACATCCACTAATTCAAGATTACTGGGTCATTACTGTGGCTTTCTTCACACTTTCTCCTGCCAACATCTGGTACTGCACTTGTCTGCAGTGCACACTCATGTTCAATGTCAGATGTGCTGTTAGAGGTTACTGTGCTGGATAAATGTGTCCACAGCTGGAAAATGGCCCAAACAAACAGCAGAGAACCCAACTCATTCTCTCAGGTTTTAACACTTAATTTGATACTAAGCAATCCTTTTTATAGTTCCGTTTAACCGAATGGTTGCTAACGTATATTATGAGTTGTGGCACACTTAAAACACAGTTCTTTTATGGCTTTACTCGAGCTTTGAATAGGATAAATGCTATGCGATTAATTCATGTCCACTTTACTGCCGGAACCTTAacaaacagtgtgtgtgtgtttacctgagaCAGTGTCTTGCTGATGGTATTTATCAGAACTCTTAACCTCTTGGTCCTCAGCACTGATGAGAGACAGGGATTGTTGAGAAAAATTCTCTCATTTGTGTGCGTACACACCTTTATCATGAAAGAtttcaaaatgtttgtttttgtgtgtgtttgtttggctACCTTGTGCAACTTTGGAGACTCTGCAGACTCTCAGGGTGCTGGGATTGAAGGGAATCATAAGTCTCATCCCCATAATGCCGAGAAGGATGCTGACGACGGAAACTATCATGATAGCGATGTCCAGCAAGTTCCACCTAAACGCAGGCATGCATAAGGGCACACACACATGATGTCGGGGtcttaaaatgcaacaaaaaagaCGCAGAGGAACAACAATTCTCCCTCATTCCAATGTGTTACCTGTTCTTTAGATATCCAACGGGGCCAAAAGCAATCAGCTTCAGCACCATTTCACCGATCAGGAGGAGGGTGAACCCGTAGTAGCTGTAATCTGAAATTTGGGTCAAATACTAAAGAACACACACGTGTACAAACAGGGTTATAACCTTCACCTGAAAAGGCTGGAGCTTTCATCACCATCagcggtgtgtgtgtgagcacacGTTACCTGCGGCTGACCATAGTGCTCAAAAGACATTATCCCGACATTGATGATGATCAAGGCAGGAATGAACATGTCAAAGGCACTAGTGCAACACACTTTGTGTATAAAGCGCCGTACGGTGGAATAGTTCACATAGTACGGCACCAGCTCCTGTTCTAAAACACAAAAGACACACAGGCACAACTATATTTCCATATACACAAACAGAATCAATGTAACTTTCAGAGGTGCTATAATCAATAGAAAACATCATAAAATCAGCTGTTTGCGTGCCCTAACCCAGTGGTtttcaaacttttccatgccaatgccccccaaacagtattagcttctggacggggaccccctttgcaaaccacagacaatgctacaaaatatgtaaaaaaacatcaacttttagaaagtattttctttcttttcttcacggacagtagctcgctgtgtgaatgcagcctgactaaatgctcttctttacgtctgaagaagtcgaccgttttttcggactctgacagatgtttttgtatcaggtgacgctgaagtttcgaaggttttgaacactcatttgagagggtctccagacagaggacgcatttcgggcaatcgtggccatttttctgtatggctgtaaagccaaacttaatgtatgctgcatcatactttctgattttagtcggccagttttttcggtctcttccaagtcaagaatctgtccattttggctaagctagctacacgctagcttgaggagcagagcagcttgagaacaggcgcaaaccgccaggtctacgatgttttgactggcagccaatcagaaagacaagcatggcaaataacattttgatatgatatattattataaattgtattttacaatactgattaaaaaaatgtgacaattttttataatgtttaaaaaaaattgaattctatttttgcatttttgtatttttttcttatcttcactccaattttcggttagggttagagaagacagaaagggggggaggggcccaataataaagaattacagcagtccaatcctgaagtaacaaatgcatggagcagtttttctgcatcactctgagacaggatgttcctgattttaacaatattacgaagatgaaagaaggcagtcctagaaacctgttttatatgcgagtcaaatgataagttctggtcaaaaataactccaaggttcctcactgtagaactagaaaaaaattcaaatttcttTAAATTCCTAAATTGTAACGAGTGAACATCCACTGAGGACCCCAGAAGCaagccgagagggcccccagacccaggccaccaacagcccccaaggagcacagaacccgggaagcccaccatagggacaaccacgcattcccccagaagacagcagaggaagcccccggacagagcccccacaagcatctgGCAGAGccccccagtgcccctgggcaagcgccccgggagtcaagatgTGCCtacaggtgggtgaggccgcgagcagcggggagaagcaatgcccccccccccccatcaggaacagcacaagcaggccagaggacagcaggacccagacccagtcaccccataaatcatatgagagaaaaataataataataataataataattataataaaataaataaataaatacatacatacataaaaaaaaaaaaacatccacaaacactcgcacagcacatgcatccatcccccaactccgctggagtgtggcgcaGTGGGCACATCCgtgggccagcagccccccagccaccacagaccccgaaccagcaggacaactcctcctcctggcccccccgccccaggcagcaaccaggcaacaggggtgcgggaagacccctcccctctcccctctggctctttgatattttctaatagtgagcatttaaaattgaggggcaagcaaccttgtggaactgggagcgtggccctccgggcagcctacatacccaaagagccccgcccaccagataccactcagtgctatcgccgcccaaaacctaatgtgtgtgtgtgtgtgtgtgtgtgtgtgtgtctcatgattagtaatgtctaaggtgtaattaaaacaagggcggggggctgcagagtgaagcaaaggggaccacctacgtggacccatccgctgccccacacagaacacacccgccctcaaaccctacgtgtatgaatgtgtgctgtgtacaggagccagaagggagaggggtatggggatctagaagaccgggggagagaggctcccccggagagggcagccaagaaatggctgcaataggcacccctgtttcctgggatccgccacagagcaggagggcTCGATGTTCTCCAGGTCCGGGGTCCGCAGCGTATTCGGGGAGCCACTTGGCAACCCGAAGGCACCCACCCGCCCCACCCCAGACGgcccctacaaataaagaaaagaacaaaacaaaacaaaacaaaacaaaacacaacaaacaaaaacaaataaacaacaaacaaaccacacaatcactccagtcataacagcccgggcctgagacccaccatcacccaggcccactcaagccgcccccaacaggggagaagcaccgccacaccccaccgcacgccaccccaccctaacaaagaacagcctgcaggcacatcagagaccccagagcaaccagcccgACACCAGGACCCGCACCGACCCACCTTCACTGCGGCTTGCCCAGGGCAACCAGACCCCCCCGGGCACAGGCAGGGCACCCCCCGGGGCGCAAGGCAGCGCCCAGACACCAGGACCCAGGCCCAGCACTACACCCCATGCCAGAGCGGCGTGGCCACccgacccagagccagcgaccaCCCCCCCATGCCCACCTAGAGACCACGCCCAACACCGCaagacagctccacccacaagTCCCCCAAACTGTCAACCAGGCCAGACACACAGTCCCCCCCAGCAATGATCAACCCGGCCCCCATGACCCGAGAGACCACCAGAAACCCGAAGCCACACAGCCCCCCCCAGCACACAACCGACCGCCCAGAGCGGCGGGACAGCAACACATCACCCCCACTATGTGATAAAGCTAATCAGCGGGGACCAGAGAGAATGAAATTCAGCCAGTTGATCTTTTGAGGAGGCAGACATTGTTTCCATGCTAATATGATCTAAAAGAAAATTTCTAAACTGGTTAATACACAGATTCCTCTTTGCTTTCCAGTTCatgagaatagttttctttgcgatacatagcactgtgaggaccatgtgtgcggagttaatttccatgttgatgttgtccaagtcacccagtatgcacagtgtggggCATGCAGGAATACTACTCTTTAGCCATGTTGATAGGTCCTCACAGACCTCAAGCCAGAACTTCTGGACAGGCACACAAAACCATAAAGCGTGTGCATAATTATCAGGTGTGTTATCTGTGCAATGTGAGCAGATATTTGAGTGTGTTAGACCCATCCTGAACATCCTTTGTCCTgtataatgtgttctgtgaaggattttgtattgtatgagctgcaaattaggatctcgagtcattctgaaggtgttcaaacatatttgtggccagaagttatggttagaattagaaccgagggatagatctgcctcccattttgaggatggtaaagaaattgtatcatccatcttagacagtaatttatatatttttgatagcaGTTTTGGTGCGCAGAAGCTTAAAAATTCTGCTACCCTAATGGGGAGTTGTAAGTCTGGTTGTTGGAGGATATATTTCTTAGTAATTATAGATTTAAGTTGTTGGTATTCTAGAAATTTATTGCTTCCTAACCCATGTGGTGATATGAGCGCatcgaatgaaataaaatttccattttggacaacatgttccagatgttttattcctttgttcttccatagagtaaagtttagcatttttgaagcatttgtgatgttttacatTTGGACTAATAAGTGGCAGGTCCGAGATTTCCATATTATCACATAAAGCTTGTTCTATATTTATCCATGGTTCATCTAGTGGGCTAGATTTAAaccattttgatatatattgtaacttattggctaagaaatagtgctgaaaatgaagtaaatctaatccaccactgtccttggtcttctgtagagtttttaaactaatacgtggtggtttgtttttccacagaaatTTGGAGATGCATGAATCTAATGACTTAAACCATGTAGCGGATGGTTTTATGGGGatcattgaaaacaaatagttaacTTTTGGTAATACCATCATTTTAATGGTAGCGACTCTCCCCATAAGTGATATGGGTAATGACTTCCAACGAGTGAGATCATCCTCTACTGTCTTTAAGAGTTGAACATAATTTAGCTTTGTTAGCTCTGACAGCCTGGAGGAAATGTTTATGCCTAAGTATCTAATATTTCCTGACTGTAAAGTGATAGCAGGTATATTCTTGAAACTACAGTTGATGGGCAGAACGGTGGTCTTAGACCAGTTGATAGAGTAGTCAGAAAGTGCTGAGAATTTATTAATGAGTGTGATCGTGTGAGTGAGAGATGTCTCTGAGTTCTGAAGGAAAAGtaatacatcatcagcataaagacttattttatgttcaatatTTTTGGGATGGATGCCTTTAATATTTCCATCTTGTCTGACAGCGGCTGCTAAAGGTTCGATGAAGATAGCAAAAAGTGAGGGTGAAAGTGGGCAACCCTGTCTGGTACCTCTCTGCAGACTGAAGCTTGGAGAAATTTGATAATTTGTCCTGACACATGCATTTGGGGAGCTATATAATATCCTTATCCAGTTAATGAAGTACGACCCAAACCCGAATTTGTTtaatgctgcaaataaaaatttccagttaactttatcaaatgctttttcagcatcTAGAGAGACAATTGTGGTTTCCAAGTTGTTGATGGTAGAATAatctatgagattaattagtctgcgtgtgttagtggatgagtgtctaccctttataaaacctgtctggtcaggatgtattataaggggagttattttttctattcttttggcGAGAGCTTTGCAGATTATTTTGAGGTCTACATTTATTAGTGATATTGGGTTGTAGCTGGATGGAAGTACAGGGTCTTTTCCTGGTTTCTGTAGAAGGATAATGTTAGCAGAGTTCATGTTAGGGGATAATCTGCCATTCTCCTTGACTTGTAAAACCATTTTGTGAAATGTAGGTtccaaaacagtccaaaattcTTTGTAGAACTCAGCTGGAAAACCATCTGGTCCTGGGGCTTTGTTACTAGGCATATGTTGAATGGCTTCATGGAGTTCTCCTGTTGAGAGAGGTGAATCCAGAGCCGTGGCCTGTTCGAGTTGTAATTTTGGGAGGTTGATGTTACTAAGAAACTGATCTATGTTTCTGTCTGGTggatcattttgtgatgaataTAAGGCTTTATAGAAGTCCCTAAAAGCATTGTTGATTACATCAGGGTCATGGGTAATATTTCCTTCTGAATCCCTAACCGAAGagattgttgttttctctttgttaatcTTTAATTGATTTGCTAGGAACCTTCCAGATTTATTGCCATGCTCAAAATTCTACAAGCGAAGTCTTTGTATCAGGAACAGTGTTTGTTTATCAATAATttaatttagttcaagtttagCTTTCCTTAATTCATTCAGTATGTGTTCCTTTTTGGAGGCACTGTAGACAACTTCTAATGATTTAATCCTGAGTTCTAAATCTGATATTCTTgaactttccctctttttcttatttgatgaaaaagagattattttgcCTCTCATAACTGCTTTTCCCAGAGAACACAAGCTGACATTCCTGGCAGGTCATTATTTTCCAGATATATAGACCattcccttttgaaataatcaataaaatcaGGGTCTTTAAGTAATGATGTATTAAATCTCCAGTTTCTAACTGGTGGTGTAACTCTGTTATTCTTCAGTGTGATAGAAACTGGAGCGTGATCACTGATGGTGATGGGGTGGATTTTGGTGTCTGAAATATTACTCATCAGAGAACTGCTAACTAAGAAATAATCTATTCTTGAATATGAGTGGTGTACTGCTGAGAAGAAGGTGTACTCTCTGAGAGTAAAGACCAAAATCATTCATATATTGTTTAACAACATTTGTGGACTGCCAGTTCCGCTGACTTCCTGTAGTACTGCACCTGTCCACTCCTGAGTCAGATACCATGTTAAAGCCCCTCCTATGATGAGTGTGTTATCTGAGTGAtcagaagcccctttcacactgcgacccgctaccttagcgggtccaaattgcaccttcgacccgtgtcgagcaatgtgaacgcttggcgtgtcagggtgacccgtgtcgcctgaagccaagttcagggggcgttgcctagtggcagagcgtcacacgaaacacataaaatgctgggcgtgtacaatgacgtaggcacaagccatgcgtcggatgcacctgtctgcatcaaatttttcaaacaaacgatggcgggacaccttgagatattgtttatgcaattgtatatgcagttcatggagatgttactttacggtgcgtgggaaaccgcgctctcccatctttctcgccagccctttcagcagaggtccatctttcaccgcccccgacatgtggcggtaaataacgtcctctgctcggaggctgaggagctcgcggacctccttgtctccccagttggccatattaaaaaatgtctccaacttgatgtaggctaaaacagagtaaaacttgtcctcacctgtcgctgttgttctgaatcagctgtccattctgtcttttaaactcctcacgccacgcccacgtccgacccgcgtcaattgcgttcacatcaaactcggctcggcaaaaagagtagggtccgacgcgggtcgaaaggcgagtcgagttgacgcggcagcccgggtcggcagtgtgaaaggaacagcggacacgctaaattcgcgaattaaacgcgggttattcggcagtgtgaaaagggctagtgagtgaagtgaaaaaggagtgaaaaaatGAGGGGTCATCAACATTTGGGCCATATATATTAGCAATGCATAAACTCATATTTTGGATCAATAAGTTAACAATTATAAATCTGCCTTCTGGATCAATAATTGTGTTGTTTACCGTTAAATTTACTCTTCTACTTATCAAAATGGCTACACCTCTTTGTCTGGAGTTGTAACAGGCTGAGTACACATGAGGAAACTGTGCTGTGGTGAGaacatcattttttattttatgaattatgattattattaattaattgaattccaattggcttgaattggacttactatctaagtgccttgagatgacatttgttgtatttggcgctatataaataaaaatgaattgaattgaacatcaGCTGCAGTCTTTGATAAATGAATCTCCTGTAGTAAGACAATGTCTGCCTGTAGGTCCTTCAATCTATTGGAGATTTTTAGTCTCTTCTCCCTGGACCCAGCTCCATGCACATTCCATGAAATAAACCTTAGCGTGGACATGCTCAGATTAACGTAGTGAGTCCTGGATGCTTGTTAAGAGCATCCCTTGCATGCGTGTGCATTTATGCTTGCAGGCAACTGATTGTGCTTCTGCTCTGAGTGCTTGTGCGCTGTCAGTGCTGTGTAAGCGTGGCGTTTGATTACGTGTGCtactcaaatctccttctgtgccgtgcatgttaacattaatatgacatACTGAGGTGGAAATGCAGCAGGTTGgggaagagagaaagaagagaaaaacagtgcaaaagagTAGAAGTGTGAACCCAAACCCAAATAGACGCAACAACCATAACCACAACCACAAGAGCTACAaccacaacaacagcagcaaccacaacaacagcagcaaccacaacaacaaaagcagcaacaacaacaacaacaacaacgaaaAAGGATATGGAGGTGATGAGGGGTGAAATGTTCACAGCCATAAAGCAGTGACCTACCTTTGTGCGGCTATGTGTATTATGTATACTAGTGTTACCTATATATGCATAGTCCTAAGTTTTTTTTCAAGCCAGTATGCGTAAGTGTTCGTGGTTACTGCTCAGTGTGGTTACCTGACAAGATGTTATATCGGCGGAGAAAGTAGTATGCTTAATAAAGCCAGGGGGTGATGTTTGGGTCTCTGAAGAGTTGACCGTTCACatagagtttatccacggcGATGACAGCTCGGGAGTTTTCTTCGATGAACTTCTTCCTCAGCGGGAACAGACGTCTGCGACGATCCAGGATCTCC is a genomic window of Odontesthes bonariensis isolate fOdoBon6 chromosome 4, fOdoBon6.hap1, whole genome shotgun sequence containing:
- the LOC142379469 gene encoding voltage-dependent T-type calcium channel subunit alpha-1G-like, producing the protein MIVSVVSILLGIMGMRLMIPFNPSTLRVCRVSKVAQVLRTKRLRVLINTISKTLSQVGNICLLFLFFSFIFSALGVELFGNLGESQ